In one Nitrososphaera viennensis EN76 genomic region, the following are encoded:
- the rrp42 gene encoding exosome complex protein Rrp42, protein MSTSKRSSIIVEHLRKQQMLDSMAKGKRIDGRAFDEQRPLEIEIDVIKKANGSARVRLGNSEVIAGVKVETGEPFEGLENKGALIVSAEVLPTASPHVEPGPPDEEVIELARVVDRGVRESETVDLEKLVLVEGKIVYTIFVDCSVLNADGNLFDATSYATVAAILTAKIPVLEMQEGKVVDTGKTMPMPVTTIPISITQVRIGDAILVDPTAEEEGAMDARITITTSDEGYCALQKGYTGSFTIEQIKKAAETARIKGEEVRAKMKEITKYGT, encoded by the coding sequence AAACGTTCCTCGATAATAGTGGAGCACCTGCGCAAGCAGCAGATGCTCGACTCGATGGCAAAGGGCAAGAGGATTGACGGCCGCGCGTTTGACGAGCAGAGGCCGCTTGAAATAGAGATAGACGTGATAAAGAAGGCCAACGGGTCAGCCCGCGTAAGGCTGGGCAACTCGGAGGTGATAGCAGGCGTCAAGGTGGAGACCGGCGAGCCGTTTGAGGGCCTTGAGAACAAGGGCGCCCTCATCGTGTCAGCCGAGGTCCTGCCGACCGCGTCGCCGCACGTCGAGCCAGGCCCTCCAGACGAGGAGGTCATAGAGCTTGCACGCGTAGTCGACAGGGGAGTGCGCGAGTCAGAGACCGTCGACCTCGAAAAGCTGGTGCTCGTAGAGGGCAAGATCGTATACACGATATTCGTGGACTGCAGCGTGCTAAACGCCGACGGCAACCTCTTTGACGCAACGTCGTACGCGACTGTCGCCGCGATACTCACGGCCAAGATACCCGTCCTTGAAATGCAGGAGGGCAAGGTGGTGGACACGGGCAAGACGATGCCGATGCCGGTGACTACGATCCCGATCTCTATCACGCAGGTCAGGATAGGCGACGCGATACTGGTCGACCCGACGGCAGAAGAAGAGGGCGCCATGGACGCAAGGATAACCATAACGACCTCGGACGAGGGATACTGCGCGCTGCAAAAGGGCTACACGGGCTCGTTCACGATAGAGCAGATAAAGAAGGCGGCCGAGACAGCAAGAATTAAAGGAGAGGAAGTCCGCGCCAAGATGAAGGAGATAACGAAGTATGGCACGTAA
- a CDS encoding eL43 family ribosomal protein, with protein MARKKSSTALKGQGVKFGATVRKRYGKVYRTLHKKRRCPSCGSLRFGRVASGIWECPKCSFKIASGAYDIDLESLQS; from the coding sequence ATGGCACGTAAAAAGAGCTCGACAGCCTTGAAGGGCCAGGGCGTCAAGTTTGGAGCCACCGTCCGCAAGCGCTATGGCAAGGTGTACCGCACGCTCCACAAGAAGCGCCGCTGCCCGTCCTGCGGGTCGCTGAGGTTTGGCCGCGTCGCCTCCGGCATCTGGGAATGCCCCAAGTGCAGCTTCAAGATAGCGTCGGGCGCGTACGACATTGACCTCGAAAGCCTGCAAAGCTGA
- a CDS encoding KEOPS complex subunit Pcc1, translating into MTSKACKAEIRIRVKGPSKAGPIYSALAPDLKKLEGKNERLELQVSGSRLTFSIETDDLASLRANVNSYLRLVDAAHRCLTL; encoded by the coding sequence TTGACCTCGAAAGCCTGCAAAGCTGAAATAAGAATCCGGGTCAAGGGGCCATCGAAGGCAGGGCCGATTTATTCCGCGCTGGCTCCAGACCTGAAAAAGCTGGAAGGAAAAAACGAAAGGCTGGAATTGCAGGTTTCCGGCTCCCGCCTCACCTTTTCTATCGAGACAGACGACCTTGCTTCTCTGCGCGCAAACGTCAACTCGTATCTGCGTCTGGTCGACGCGGCTCATCGGTGCCTAACGCTATGA
- a CDS encoding prefoldin subunit beta, which produces MSEQELPPWLREQVSRLQQLQQNLQAIMMQKQQLEVEAVETDRALDELKKAGPEDAVYKAAGSVMVKAKKDDVVKELEEKKELSATRVKVLEKQEGRVKDNLKEVEAKINEMIRGGGPGAASAGPKPKAE; this is translated from the coding sequence ATGAGCGAACAGGAACTTCCACCGTGGCTTAGGGAGCAAGTATCACGCTTACAACAGCTGCAGCAGAACCTGCAGGCGATAATGATGCAAAAGCAGCAGCTGGAAGTCGAGGCGGTGGAGACAGACCGTGCCCTTGACGAGCTGAAAAAGGCCGGGCCGGAAGACGCCGTCTACAAGGCCGCCGGCTCTGTGATGGTCAAGGCGAAAAAAGACGACGTGGTAAAGGAGCTTGAGGAAAAGAAAGAGCTGTCCGCCACCCGCGTCAAGGTCCTCGAAAAGCAGGAAGGGCGCGTCAAGGACAACCTCAAGGAAGTCGAGGCCAAGATAAACGAGATGATACGCGGCGGTGGCCCCGGGGCCGCAAGCGCGGGTCCAAAGCCAAAGGCAGAGTAA
- a CDS encoding ERCC4 domain-containing protein, with the protein MPARIVVDERERPSGIPDILRRSGVVVDFAQLIVGDYIVSPDTAVERKTVHDLIHSIYDGRLYVQCAQLVKHYQKPIVIIQGDLTKLAEIPEDIEEEKKKKMAERLPLAFDALATVAMEFRIPVLHAPDAEHTAVLLGTLAAKGLQNGGIASGPLLKKIRKENPVYLQQLYVLSSVPGVGDKLAARMLEKFKTPQRALNASAAELATIPGFGLARAQRLRKILDSAAKTDSVIQKTLFEGQ; encoded by the coding sequence GTGCCGGCACGCATTGTGGTTGACGAGAGGGAGCGCCCAAGCGGCATCCCTGACATCCTGCGCAGGTCCGGCGTGGTTGTCGACTTTGCACAGCTAATAGTCGGCGACTATATCGTTTCCCCGGACACTGCCGTCGAGCGCAAGACCGTGCACGATCTAATTCATTCAATATATGATGGCCGGCTGTACGTCCAGTGCGCGCAGCTTGTGAAGCACTACCAAAAGCCCATCGTGATAATTCAGGGCGACCTCACAAAACTTGCAGAAATCCCTGAAGACATTGAGGAGGAAAAGAAGAAAAAGATGGCCGAGCGCCTGCCGCTTGCCTTTGACGCGCTTGCGACCGTGGCGATGGAATTCCGAATACCTGTGTTGCATGCGCCAGATGCCGAGCACACTGCAGTCCTCCTTGGCACGCTTGCCGCAAAGGGCCTGCAGAACGGCGGGATAGCGTCCGGCCCGCTCTTGAAAAAGATCCGCAAGGAAAACCCTGTTTATTTGCAGCAGCTGTACGTTCTTTCGTCTGTTCCGGGAGTGGGGGACAAGCTTGCCGCAAGGATGCTTGAAAAGTTCAAGACGCCCCAGCGCGCGCTAAACGCGTCGGCGGCAGAGCTTGCGACAATCCCGGGCTTTGGCCTTGCCCGCGCCCAGCGCCTGCGCAAGATCCTCGACTCTGCGGCAAAGACGGACAGCGTGATACAAAAGACGCTTTTTGAAGGCCAATGA
- a CDS encoding sulfurtransferase, which translates to MALTVESKWLAANLDNPDVVILDTRGQMPYRFGHIKNALPLGIEMVITVAPNGANLVIEGAQAEKVFGSYGIDGSKKVVVYGEQDDPAVARVAWSIMYHGHPDVALLDTGFSVWKHLGLPVTRDAAQPRPAQFTSKPNPEIRIDAEAIKARAGDPSFVVVDARTPQEHMQARIPNSVLHDWEQGVGANGAAFLSPEELKKEFESKGITPDKEVVCYCHSGVRASHKYMQFRLAGYDKVRLYDGSIIDWAMRRNPIR; encoded by the coding sequence ATGGCGCTAACCGTCGAAAGCAAGTGGCTTGCAGCCAACCTTGACAATCCAGACGTGGTGATACTTGACACGCGGGGCCAGATGCCCTACCGCTTTGGCCACATCAAAAACGCCCTTCCTCTCGGGATAGAGATGGTGATAACGGTCGCGCCAAACGGCGCCAACCTCGTAATAGAGGGCGCGCAGGCAGAAAAGGTGTTTGGCAGCTACGGCATTGACGGTTCAAAAAAAGTGGTGGTGTACGGCGAGCAGGACGACCCGGCCGTTGCAAGGGTCGCCTGGAGCATAATGTACCACGGCCACCCCGATGTCGCGCTCTTGGACACTGGCTTTTCGGTGTGGAAGCACCTTGGCCTGCCAGTCACGAGGGACGCGGCTCAACCCCGGCCGGCGCAGTTTACGTCAAAGCCAAACCCTGAGATAAGGATAGACGCCGAGGCCATCAAGGCAAGGGCAGGCGACCCTTCGTTTGTCGTGGTGGACGCAAGGACCCCGCAGGAGCACATGCAGGCAAGGATACCAAACTCCGTCCTGCACGACTGGGAGCAGGGAGTCGGCGCAAACGGCGCGGCATTTCTCTCGCCGGAAGAACTGAAAAAAGAGTTTGAAAGCAAGGGCATAACGCCGGACAAGGAAGTGGTGTGCTACTGCCATTCGGGCGTGCGGGCATCGCACAAGTACATGCAGTTCCGCCTTGCCGGCTATGACAAGGTCAGGCTGTACGACGGCTCGATAATCGACTGGGCGATGCGCAGAAACCCTATCAGGTAG
- a CDS encoding NOB1 family endonuclease, producing MGSKEEEKLALDASAFYAGIVFLSGATRCVTTSAVFDEIKHVKAAALDALVHAGNLQVLDPGRKSIDAVSAAAKKTGDVAKLSAADVSILALALERKAMLASDDYAVANVAATLGVRVVASSGKGIRETRRYIAYCSACGRAFSPEKQECPLCGNRLKRRYKKVTTT from the coding sequence TTGGGTTCTAAAGAAGAAGAAAAGCTAGCATTGGACGCAAGCGCGTTCTATGCAGGAATTGTGTTTCTGTCCGGCGCAACAAGGTGCGTGACCACAAGCGCCGTTTTTGACGAAATAAAGCACGTCAAGGCGGCGGCTCTTGACGCGCTGGTGCACGCAGGAAACCTACAGGTGCTTGACCCGGGCAGAAAAAGTATCGACGCAGTTTCCGCAGCCGCAAAAAAGACAGGCGACGTGGCAAAACTTTCTGCAGCCGATGTTTCGATACTTGCGCTTGCGCTTGAGCGCAAGGCCATGCTTGCGTCGGACGACTATGCGGTTGCAAACGTCGCCGCGACGCTCGGAGTTAGAGTGGTTGCATCATCGGGCAAGGGGATCAGGGAGACAAGGAGATACATTGCCTACTGCAGCGCCTGCGGCAGGGCATTTTCGCCCGAAAAGCAAGAATGCCCGCTGTGCGGCAACAGGCTGAAGAGAAGGTACAAAAAAGTTACTACTACCTGA
- a CDS encoding NAD(+)/NADH kinase: MAKTAKVRAVAIITKRKNAEAKAAAEKIAAMLDSKGVAAYAISPLRISGIDTIEPADVKGRADLVFAIGGDGTTLKAFRTIPGDVPLLSINVGGHRGILSEVDTDNMQSAISGILDGRGFYDSRIRIQAFSGKTAFPPALNEILITRADLSRTPTISIKLMGDEKSHRMDGIVISTPTGSTGHNLSIGGPVLHEGMSCLILSPIAPVNKMPQLVIPVEEIVVKCSLKSHLVIDGQENYIIKAGQEVRIARYPHDVRFLRLNKKGMRQLAKLGF, encoded by the coding sequence ATGGCAAAGACGGCCAAGGTCCGCGCTGTGGCCATAATAACAAAGAGGAAAAACGCCGAAGCCAAGGCGGCTGCTGAAAAGATAGCAGCGATGCTTGATTCAAAGGGCGTCGCCGCCTATGCGATTTCGCCGCTCAGGATAAGCGGCATTGACACCATCGAGCCTGCCGACGTGAAGGGAAGGGCGGACCTGGTGTTTGCGATAGGCGGGGACGGCACCACGCTGAAGGCGTTTCGCACGATCCCCGGCGACGTGCCACTTCTTTCCATAAACGTCGGCGGCCACAGGGGCATACTCTCCGAGGTCGACACGGACAACATGCAGAGCGCGATCAGCGGCATACTTGACGGCAGGGGCTTTTACGATTCAAGGATAAGGATACAGGCGTTTTCAGGCAAGACGGCGTTTCCGCCGGCGCTCAACGAGATACTGATAACAAGGGCAGACCTTTCCCGCACGCCCACCATATCGATAAAGCTGATGGGAGACGAGAAAAGCCACAGGATGGACGGCATCGTCATTTCGACGCCCACGGGCTCGACTGGCCACAACCTTTCAATCGGCGGGCCGGTCCTGCACGAGGGCATGAGCTGCCTGATCCTGAGCCCGATAGCCCCCGTAAACAAGATGCCGCAGCTTGTGATCCCTGTGGAGGAAATTGTTGTGAAGTGCAGCCTAAAGTCGCACCTTGTGATTGACGGGCAGGAGAACTATATCATAAAGGCAGGGCAGGAGGTAAGGATTGCGCGGTACCCGCACGACGTGCGGTTTCTGCGCCTTAACAAGAAGGGCATGAGGCAGCTTGCAAAACTTGGGTTCTAA
- a CDS encoding sulfurtransferase, which produces MASYSHPEVLTETDWVASNLKNQSVKILEVDYDPENAYRQGHVPGAHLVWWKRDINDPVRRDIISKQQFEALMSRVGATPDTELVLYGDFNNWFAAFAFWVFQYYGHKKVKIMNGGRKKWELEKREYTKDEPPAESSKYVANPADEGVRAFMPDVRRALERAQEVVLVDVRSPKEFTGEITAPPEYPMEHAQRGGHIPGAKNIPWAQAVKDADGTFKSAEELKALYEGKGVTPDKEVVCYCRIGERSSHSWFVLKYLLGYPSVRNYDGSWTEWGNMIGNPIEK; this is translated from the coding sequence ATGGCAAGTTACTCTCATCCAGAGGTTCTCACAGAGACCGACTGGGTTGCAAGCAACCTGAAGAACCAAAGTGTCAAGATACTTGAAGTCGACTATGACCCGGAAAACGCCTACAGGCAGGGCCATGTGCCGGGCGCGCACCTTGTCTGGTGGAAGCGCGACATCAACGACCCTGTCAGGCGCGACATCATAAGCAAGCAGCAATTTGAAGCGTTGATGAGCAGGGTCGGCGCGACTCCCGACACGGAACTTGTGCTGTACGGCGATTTCAACAACTGGTTTGCGGCATTTGCGTTCTGGGTGTTCCAGTACTACGGCCACAAAAAGGTCAAGATAATGAACGGCGGCAGGAAAAAGTGGGAGCTTGAAAAGCGCGAGTACACGAAGGACGAGCCGCCAGCTGAATCGAGCAAGTACGTCGCAAACCCTGCCGACGAGGGAGTGCGCGCCTTCATGCCCGACGTCAGGCGAGCCTTGGAAAGGGCCCAGGAGGTAGTCCTTGTCGATGTCCGGTCGCCAAAAGAGTTCACGGGCGAGATAACAGCTCCGCCAGAGTACCCGATGGAGCACGCCCAGCGCGGAGGCCACATCCCTGGCGCAAAGAACATCCCGTGGGCGCAGGCAGTCAAGGACGCTGACGGCACCTTCAAGAGCGCGGAAGAGCTGAAGGCGCTGTACGAGGGCAAGGGCGTGACGCCGGACAAGGAAGTTGTGTGCTACTGCAGGATAGGCGAACGCTCGTCGCACAGCTGGTTCGTGCTAAAGTACTTGCTTGGCTACCCGTCTGTCCGCAACTACGACGGCTCGTGGACGGAATGGGGCAACATGATAGGCAATCCGATAGAGAAATAA
- a CDS encoding 4Fe-4S dicluster domain-containing protein, with the protein MDVKFKEKRQQVGKYQGIAVWGPLDAPGQLGIWGTNVCVDFDICVADGACIEACPVNVYEWLETPGHPASEKKAFMAREKDCIFCLACENVCPPQAIKIFQKS; encoded by the coding sequence ATCGATGTCAAGTTCAAGGAAAAGAGGCAGCAGGTGGGCAAGTATCAGGGAATAGCCGTGTGGGGCCCGCTAGACGCCCCCGGGCAACTGGGCATCTGGGGCACAAACGTCTGCGTAGATTTCGACATATGCGTGGCTGACGGCGCATGCATCGAAGCCTGTCCTGTCAACGTGTACGAGTGGCTTGAAACGCCGGGCCACCCGGCTTCAGAGAAAAAGGCGTTCATGGCAAGGGAAAAAGACTGCATCTTTTGCCTTGCGTGCGAGAACGTCTGTCCCCCGCAGGCGATAAAGATATTCCAAAAGAGCTAG
- a CDS encoding phosphopantetheine adenylyltransferase: MALKRFRVVATGGTFDEIHAGHIALLSKAFEVGEKVIIGVTSDEFVKGRKKINHDFSRRVSSLKEMIRKEFGDNVSYEIAKLDSEFGPAVTTGDVGALVASAETQEKGTRLNEIRKKNGLAPAQVIAVPLIKAEDGKPISSTRIRAGEIDRNGRLLKA, translated from the coding sequence TTGGCGTTGAAAAGATTCCGCGTTGTTGCAACGGGCGGGACGTTTGACGAGATCCACGCGGGGCACATTGCGCTCCTGTCCAAGGCGTTTGAGGTCGGCGAAAAAGTCATAATCGGAGTCACAAGCGACGAGTTTGTAAAGGGCAGGAAAAAGATAAACCACGATTTTTCCCGGCGCGTCTCTAGCCTGAAAGAGATGATAAGAAAAGAGTTTGGCGACAACGTCAGCTACGAGATTGCGAAGCTGGACAGCGAGTTTGGCCCTGCGGTCACGACGGGCGACGTGGGCGCGCTCGTGGCAAGCGCCGAGACGCAGGAAAAAGGCACAAGGCTCAACGAGATAAGGAAGAAAAACGGCCTTGCGCCGGCGCAGGTAATCGCCGTCCCCCTCATCAAGGCAGAAGACGGAAAACCGATATCGTCTACCCGCATACGCGCAGGCGAGATTGACAGGAATGGCAGGTTGTTAAAAGCCTGA
- a CDS encoding tryptophan--tRNA ligase: protein MSLPADDGAAEKSSNNNDFTVTPWEVEGEVDYGRLIEKFGTQPITQELLQKVKSMTGEIHPMLKLGYFFSHRDFDWVLDKKEKGENFYLYTGRGPSGMVHMGHLMPWMFTKYLQDKFDAKLLFQLTDDEKFLYGQDRTREETRRYTYENILDIIAIGFDPKKTRIIVDTKHIEHLYPIATEIAKRITFSTAKAVFGFTNSTNIGMIGFPPIQAAPCFLPSIIEGKNTPVLIPAAIDQDPYWRMTRDVADRMGYYKPAQVHSKFLPGLGMMGKMSSSRPETAIFTTDEPEVVEKKVSSAFTGGQPTVALQRQLGANALGCPVFWYLRYFFDTEKQSDERMLKCKSGNLLCGECKADLAKGAKPFVVEFKKRREKAKDVVAKFMYDEKPIEP, encoded by the coding sequence ATGTCTTTGCCCGCGGACGACGGAGCAGCAGAAAAGAGCAGCAACAACAACGACTTTACAGTCACCCCGTGGGAGGTTGAAGGCGAGGTCGACTATGGCCGGCTCATCGAGAAATTCGGCACGCAGCCGATAACCCAAGAGCTCTTGCAGAAAGTCAAGAGCATGACCGGCGAAATACATCCAATGTTAAAGCTGGGCTACTTTTTCTCGCACCGCGACTTTGACTGGGTGCTTGACAAAAAGGAAAAGGGCGAGAATTTCTATCTGTACACGGGCAGGGGCCCGTCAGGCATGGTCCACATGGGCCACCTGATGCCGTGGATGTTCACGAAATACCTGCAGGACAAGTTTGACGCAAAACTGCTCTTTCAACTGACAGACGACGAAAAGTTCCTCTACGGGCAGGACAGGACGCGAGAAGAGACAAGACGCTACACGTACGAAAACATACTTGACATCATCGCCATCGGCTTTGACCCGAAAAAGACAAGGATAATCGTCGACACAAAGCACATCGAGCACCTGTACCCGATAGCGACAGAGATTGCCAAGCGCATCACGTTTTCGACAGCCAAGGCGGTCTTTGGCTTTACCAATTCCACGAACATCGGCATGATTGGCTTTCCGCCGATACAGGCGGCGCCGTGCTTCCTTCCCTCAATCATCGAGGGCAAGAATACGCCGGTGCTCATCCCTGCAGCCATCGATCAAGACCCGTACTGGCGCATGACCCGCGACGTTGCCGACAGGATGGGCTACTACAAGCCTGCCCAGGTGCACAGCAAGTTCCTGCCCGGCCTTGGCATGATGGGCAAGATGTCGTCGTCCAGGCCAGAGACGGCAATTTTCACGACAGACGAGCCGGAGGTCGTCGAAAAGAAGGTGTCGTCTGCGTTTACGGGAGGCCAGCCCACGGTTGCACTCCAGCGCCAGCTGGGCGCAAACGCGCTAGGGTGCCCGGTGTTCTGGTACCTGCGCTACTTTTTTGACACGGAAAAGCAGTCCGACGAAAGGATGCTCAAATGCAAGAGCGGCAACTTGCTGTGCGGCGAGTGCAAGGCCGATCTGGCAAAGGGCGCCAAGCCTTTCGTGGTCGAGTTCAAGAAGAGGCGCGAAAAAGCAAAAGACGTCGTGGCAAAATTCATGTACGACGAAAAGCCGATAGAGCCATGA
- the pheS gene encoding phenylalanine--tRNA ligase subunit alpha: protein MSSDAAALHPIERAILKVLSGGQEMSTEKLAEAASLSIDQARRGVEWLKFKNLVSVSELSTFTVSLDAAGTRAAQSGLPERRLVRAIKEGKTTMADVLTSGALKGEEVNAAVSGARRNQWIQFAEGNRMSATEAAEAQSAEEVLLLRLQSGGSVDSSALSEQEKKGLDLLKKRPNYITAKEQKETRVSITESGRALLPAIENEKALERRLTSELITSGKWKGVEFSALDVEAPAPAVYPGRSHPLVDIIEEVKEIFVGLGFSEIDGPMVQSGFWNFDALFTPQDHPAREMQDTFYISGERQAIPAGKEQIAKVSGVHKSGWGGWKPEEAERVVLRTHTTPVTLQHLAKKKPEVARFFSVGRVFRNEKVSYKHLVEFHQVEGVATAPKASLRDLMGLQKEFYARMGIKKVKFWPTFFPYTEPSLQSMVYNDRLQKWVELFGMGIFRPEVTRPLGIKNPVLAWGGGLERIAMLRFGLDDVRDLYTNRVSWLRSVPRCQL from the coding sequence ATGAGTAGCGACGCTGCGGCGCTCCACCCGATTGAACGGGCGATACTAAAGGTGCTTTCCGGTGGGCAAGAAATGTCGACTGAAAAACTTGCCGAGGCCGCGTCGCTTTCAATCGACCAGGCAAGGCGCGGAGTCGAGTGGCTAAAGTTCAAGAACCTTGTCTCGGTAAGCGAGCTTTCGACTTTTACAGTTTCACTTGACGCGGCAGGGACGAGGGCTGCACAGTCGGGCCTGCCGGAAAGAAGGCTTGTCCGGGCCATCAAGGAAGGCAAGACGACTATGGCAGACGTCCTGACGTCGGGCGCGCTCAAGGGCGAGGAGGTGAACGCGGCCGTGTCAGGCGCAAGGCGCAACCAGTGGATCCAGTTTGCAGAAGGCAACAGGATGTCCGCAACAGAAGCCGCAGAAGCCCAGTCGGCAGAAGAAGTATTGCTTTTGCGCCTGCAGTCAGGAGGAAGCGTCGATTCTTCTGCGTTGTCAGAGCAGGAAAAAAAGGGCCTGGACCTCTTGAAAAAGCGCCCCAATTACATCACAGCCAAGGAGCAGAAGGAGACGCGCGTTTCAATCACGGAGTCAGGCAGGGCTCTCTTGCCGGCCATCGAAAACGAAAAAGCACTAGAGCGCAGGCTGACTTCGGAACTCATCACTTCAGGAAAATGGAAAGGTGTAGAGTTCAGCGCGCTCGATGTTGAAGCGCCTGCGCCGGCAGTGTACCCGGGAAGGAGCCACCCGCTTGTCGACATCATCGAAGAGGTAAAAGAGATCTTTGTCGGCCTCGGCTTTTCAGAGATAGACGGCCCGATGGTTCAATCAGGATTCTGGAACTTTGACGCGCTCTTTACGCCGCAGGACCACCCTGCAAGGGAAATGCAGGACACGTTCTATATTTCCGGCGAGAGGCAGGCAATCCCTGCAGGAAAGGAACAGATTGCAAAAGTGTCAGGCGTACACAAGTCAGGGTGGGGCGGCTGGAAGCCAGAGGAGGCCGAGCGCGTGGTGCTCCGTACCCATACCACGCCAGTCACGCTCCAGCACCTTGCAAAGAAAAAGCCAGAGGTTGCGCGGTTCTTTTCAGTTGGCAGGGTGTTCCGAAACGAAAAGGTGTCGTACAAGCACCTTGTCGAGTTCCACCAGGTGGAAGGTGTCGCTACGGCGCCAAAGGCGTCGCTTCGCGACCTCATGGGACTGCAAAAAGAGTTCTATGCAAGGATGGGCATAAAGAAGGTCAAGTTCTGGCCGACGTTCTTTCCCTACACCGAGCCGTCGCTCCAGAGCATGGTCTACAACGACAGGCTGCAAAAATGGGTCGAGCTGTTTGGCATGGGGATATTCAGGCCGGAAGTGACAAGGCCGCTTGGAATCAAAAATCCGGTGCTTGCGTGGGGCGGCGGCCTTGAGAGGATCGCGATGCTGCGCTTTGGACTGGACGACGTGCGCGACCTTTACACCAACAGGGTTTCGTGGCTCAGGAGCGTGCCAAGATGCCAGTTGTAA
- the pheT gene encoding phenylalanine--tRNA ligase subunit beta: MPVVNVTLDRLKKFLPGVKVEKALDMLPFVGLDIEGIDGNVVRVEYNPNRPDFSSDYGIARALAGLVDKEAGMPKFRLSGKSGLVVKVDRSVKKVRPFVVALVAKNGRLDDETIKQLIAMQEDLHNGVGRRRKKASIGMHNLDAIKFPVKYTTANGDYAFVPLGGSKEQTVEQILQETETGRAYGHLLFGTEKYPVIVDSAGTTLSLPPIINGEATKVDERCRNLFVEVTATDKKAADDTLAVIAVTLFDAGFQIKTVTIADDNKKTETPDAATRKMSVDAGYINDILGMNLTAKEIAECLKKSRLDAKATGNSKIITCTVPRYRTDITHEIDLAEEVAIGYGVYRMEPNFPVSPTSGQRSALSSYFAAIRQAMTGLGMLESLNFSLTSREVQYSLCGRPENKDDVLAVDGTKSIEHEVLRSSLVPSLLQSLSRNVHEEYPQRLFEIGKTFHRQDAGGKIAERWQAAAVVAHGEAGYTEIKSAMQALFLSGFGMSAATKASSDPLYIKGRCARVMTASGKDVGTIGEITPLAIDNFNLRVPVAAFEIDLSALLSL; the protein is encoded by the coding sequence ATGCCAGTTGTAAACGTCACGCTTGACAGGTTGAAAAAATTCCTGCCCGGCGTCAAGGTAGAAAAGGCACTCGACATGCTGCCGTTTGTCGGCCTCGACATCGAAGGCATTGACGGCAACGTCGTAAGGGTGGAGTACAACCCTAACAGGCCCGATTTTTCGTCAGACTATGGGATTGCAAGGGCGCTTGCAGGACTTGTCGACAAGGAGGCAGGGATGCCCAAATTCAGGCTGTCAGGCAAGAGTGGCCTTGTAGTCAAGGTAGACAGGTCGGTCAAGAAGGTCAGGCCGTTTGTAGTAGCGCTTGTCGCAAAAAACGGCAGGCTGGACGATGAGACGATAAAGCAGTTGATAGCGATGCAGGAAGACCTGCACAACGGAGTCGGCAGGCGCAGGAAAAAGGCGTCGATAGGCATGCACAACCTTGACGCGATAAAGTTCCCGGTGAAATACACTACCGCAAATGGTGACTATGCCTTCGTGCCACTTGGAGGCTCAAAAGAGCAGACTGTTGAGCAGATACTGCAAGAAACAGAGACAGGCAGGGCGTATGGACACTTGCTTTTCGGCACTGAGAAATATCCAGTCATAGTCGACAGCGCAGGGACGACGCTTTCGCTTCCGCCAATCATCAACGGCGAAGCGACCAAGGTGGACGAAAGATGCAGAAACCTGTTTGTCGAGGTTACTGCCACCGACAAAAAGGCTGCCGACGACACGCTTGCAGTGATCGCAGTCACGCTCTTTGACGCAGGATTCCAGATAAAGACTGTCACGATAGCTGATGATAACAAGAAGACAGAGACGCCGGATGCTGCAACAAGGAAAATGTCTGTCGATGCAGGGTACATAAACGACATCCTCGGCATGAACCTGACTGCAAAAGAGATTGCAGAGTGCCTGAAAAAAAGCAGGCTGGACGCCAAGGCGACTGGAAATAGCAAGATAATAACATGCACGGTCCCGCGCTACAGGACCGACATCACCCACGAAATAGACCTTGCAGAGGAAGTCGCAATAGGCTACGGCGTCTACAGGATGGAGCCGAATTTCCCCGTGTCGCCGACATCGGGCCAGCGCTCGGCGCTTTCGTCGTACTTTGCCGCCATCAGGCAGGCGATGACCGGCCTTGGCATGCTTGAATCGCTCAACTTTTCGCTCACAAGCAGGGAAGTTCAGTATTCGCTTTGCGGAAGGCCGGAAAACAAGGACGATGTTCTTGCGGTTGATGGCACAAAGAGCATAGAGCACGAGGTGCTGAGAAGTTCGCTCGTCCCGTCGCTCTTGCAGTCGCTTTCCCGGAACGTGCACGAGGAATACCCGCAGCGTCTGTTTGAGATAGGCAAGACCTTCCACAGGCAGGACGCCGGCGGCAAGATAGCCGAGAGATGGCAGGCCGCCGCAGTCGTTGCGCACGGCGAGGCCGGCTATACCGAGATAAAATCGGCCATGCAGGCGCTCTTTTTGTCAGGGTTTGGCATGTCTGCAGCTACAAAGGCGTCTAGCGACCCGCTGTACATCAAGGGCAGGTGCGCCAGGGTGATGACAGCGTCCGGCAAGGATGTCGGCACCATAGGCGAAATCACGCCGCTTGCAATCGACAACTTTAATCTGCGCGTGCCCGTGGCGGCGTTTGAGATAGACCTGTCCGCACTTTTGTCGCTCTAA